Proteins encoded together in one Papaver somniferum cultivar HN1 unplaced genomic scaffold, ASM357369v1 unplaced-scaffold_117, whole genome shotgun sequence window:
- the LOC113329772 gene encoding pentatricopeptide repeat-containing protein At1g63330-like codes for MNFGRRLLQMLDSRAAGGNYPSFQKIVRHRYYASAGGYSISQLERFVRDGCKSGRIRNLDDGLKYFDQLISERPLPSNITFNHVLGSLSKLKCYLDVILLYKKMNLVGVQTSIVTLSILINCCCQLGKVDHGFCLLGEIIKRGHHPNTITFTTLIKGLCLRGKIDYAIKVFDKMTKMGIQPNAVTCNTLIHGLCKTGQVGPALKLKNNMLKWNCRPDVVSYNVITDTLCKGGLLDQAMVLFTEMLGDSNVVPDVVAYNILINGFGNSGRLKEAKRLFNEMATRGISADLTTYSTLIHSHCVHGQWKEARKYFDEMMDRGISPNTVTFNILIDSHCKDGMTEDAWGLFELMVKINIKPDQITYNSMMDGLCLVGRLQDAVKLFGSMLDRGLEPSQFSYNVLIDGYCKNRKLDEAMQLFKKMKQNGLKPTIFTYSILLRGLYRDRRVRAAKNLFNEMQTFGLSLDEVTYGTMLDGLCKNGKINEAVDLFKSLEGTIISANIYMYTILIHGFCRAGNLEDARKLFDEIPRKGLVPNVVTYTTMMDSLFRSKMLLEANKLIIEMGEKGCSPNVITYNTIIKGFLTVKETDKALQFLIKMREREFVPSDSVVSLLTKTLSADELKQL; via the coding sequence ATGAATTTTGGTCGGAGATTACTGCAGATGCTGGATTCAAGAGCAGCAGGAGGTAATTATCCTTCATTTCAGAAAATTGTGAGACATCGTTATTACGCTTCTGCTGGTGGTTATAGTATATCACAACTTGAACGTTTTGTGAGGGATGGGTGTAAGTCTGGAAGAATTAGGAATCTTGATGATGGGTTGAAATACTTCGATCAACTGATTTCGGAAAGACCATTACCATCAAATATTACATTTAATCATGTATTGGGATCATTGTCGAAACTCAAGTGTTATTTAGATGTGATTCTGTTGTAtaagaagatgaatttggttGGAGTACAAACAAGTATTGTTACATTGAGCATTTTGATTAATTGCTGTTGTCAATTAGGAAAAGTTGATCATGGTTTTTGTTTGCTTGGAGAGATTATTAAGAGAGGTCATCATCCTAATACTATCACTTTCACCACACTCATTAAAGGGTTGTGTCTACGAGGGAAGATTGATTATGCAATCAAAGTGTTCGACAAAATGACTAAGATGGGTATTCAACCTAATGCTGTTACATGTAATACTCTTATACATGGGCTGTGTAAAACTGGTCAAGTGGGTCCTGCTCTCAAGTTAAAAAATAACATGCTTAAATGGAATTGCAGACCAGATGTTGTTTCATATAATGTCATTACAGATACTCTTTGTAAAGGAGGTTTACTTGATCAAGCTATGGTTCTCTTCACTGAAATGCTTGGAGATTCGAATGTTGTACCCGATGTAGTTGCTTACAATATTTTGATTAATGGGTTTGGCAATTCAGGGAGGTTAAAGGAGGCAAAGAGACTATTTAATGAGATGGCTACTAGAGGAATTTCTGCAGATTTGACAACTTACAGTACTTTAATTCATAGTCACTGCGTACACGGTCAATGGAAAGAAGCAAGAAAATATTTTGATGAAATGATGGATCGAGGGATTTCGCCCAATACAGTAACTTTTAATATCTTAATAGATTCACATTGTAAAGATGGGATGACGGAAGATGCTTGGGGGTTATTTGAACTAATGGTGAAGATAAACATAAAACCGGATCAGATTACTTATAATTCAATGATGGATGGTTTGTGTTTGGTAGGTCGGTTACAAGATGCAGTTAAACTGTTTGGGTCGATGTTGGATAGGGGCCTAGAGCCAAGTCAGTTCAGCTACAATGTGTTGATTGATGGGTATTGCAAGAATCGTAAGTTGGACGAAGCTATGCAGCTTTTcaagaaaatgaaacaaaatggaTTGAAACCCACAATATTTACTTACAGTATACTATTAAGGGGACTATACCGAGATAGAAGAGTTAGGGCTGCAAAGAATTTGTTTAATGAGATGCAAACTTTTGGTTTATCTCTAGATGAAGTTACATATGGTACAATGTTGGATGGACTCTGCAAGAATGGAAAAATTAATGAAGCGGTAGACTTGTTTAAATCCCTGGAGGGTACAATTATCTCAGCTAATATTTACATGTATACTATTCTTATTCATGGTTTTTGTCGGGCAGGCAATTTGGAAGATGCAAGGAAattgtttgatgaaattccaagaaAAGGATTGGTGCCTAATGTAGTAACTTATACCACGATGATGGATAGCCTCTTTCGAAGCAAGATGTTATTGGAAGCTAACAAATTAATTATCGAAATGGGTGAGAAGGGTTGTTCACCAAATGTTATAACATATAATACcatcattaagggttttcttACAGTAAAGGAGACTGACAAGGCATTGCAGTTTCTTATTAAGATGCGTGAAAGAGAATTTGTACCGAGTGATTCTGTTGTTTCTTTGTTAACTAAGACTCTCTCGGCAGATGAGCTAAAACAAttgtag